A region of Mammaliicoccus sp. Dog046 DNA encodes the following proteins:
- the ahrC gene encoding transcriptional regulator AhrC/ArgR has product MANKTMRQIKIREIISNEQIETQEELVRRLNEYDLNITQATISRDIKELQLIKVPAPSGQYIYSLPRDRKYHPIDKLGRYLMDSFVKIDGAGNLLVLKTLPGNAQSIGAIIDQIDWKEVIGTICGDDTCLIICKDVESAEIITDRIFNML; this is encoded by the coding sequence ATGGCAAATAAAACAATGCGTCAAATTAAGATTAGAGAAATCATTTCAAATGAACAAATAGAGACTCAAGAAGAACTTGTTCGAAGGTTAAATGAATATGATTTGAATATTACCCAAGCGACGATTTCGCGAGATATTAAAGAGTTACAACTTATAAAAGTACCAGCGCCATCAGGGCAATATATTTATAGTTTGCCAAGAGATCGTAAGTACCATCCTATAGATAAATTGGGAAGATATCTTATGGATTCATTCGTTAAAATTGATGGAGCAGGTAATTTATTAGTATTGAAAACACTTCCGGGTAATGCACAATCCATTGGTGCAATTATTGATCAGATTGATTGGAAAGAAGTAATTGGCACTATTTGTGGTGACGATACATGTTTGATTATTTGTAAAGATGTTGAGTCTGCTGAGATTATTACTGACAGAATTTTCAATATGCTTTAA
- a CDS encoding farnesyl diphosphate synthase, with protein sequence MSQIMNKYVDIFNDSLDRTFFDQVVNTKLEESMKYSLSAGGKRIRPVLLLMTLSMLHTDLKKGIETAKALEMIHTYSLIHDDLPAMDNDDYRRGLQTNHKVYGEAIAILAGDALLTKAFELITKDANIEAEDKIKLIRLLSESSGHQGMVGGQVLDMDSEDKEITLDTLRKIHRYKTGALIRFSVVAACTIAKANSKTFLLLDAFSQELGMIFQIKDDLLDIEGDFDKIGKAVGSDEINNKSTYISILGKVNTKIALEQHVNQALYLLDQLDEKYQTEELKSLTKLFASRDK encoded by the coding sequence ATGAGTCAAATCATGAATAAATACGTTGATATCTTTAATGATTCATTAGATCGTACATTTTTTGATCAAGTAGTGAATACTAAACTTGAAGAAAGTATGAAGTATTCACTTTCTGCTGGTGGTAAACGTATTCGTCCGGTTTTATTACTGATGACATTATCAATGTTACATACAGACCTAAAAAAAGGAATCGAAACGGCTAAAGCGCTTGAAATGATTCATACATATTCACTTATACATGATGATTTACCAGCGATGGACAATGATGATTATAGACGTGGTTTACAAACAAACCATAAAGTTTATGGAGAAGCGATTGCGATTTTAGCAGGTGATGCATTATTAACAAAAGCATTCGAATTAATTACAAAAGATGCAAATATAGAAGCTGAAGACAAAATTAAACTTATCAGATTACTGTCAGAATCATCTGGACATCAAGGCATGGTAGGTGGCCAAGTATTAGATATGGACAGTGAAGATAAAGAAATCACTTTAGATACATTGAGAAAAATTCATAGATATAAAACTGGCGCTTTGATTCGTTTTTCAGTAGTTGCTGCATGTACGATTGCTAAAGCAAATAGTAAAACATTTTTATTATTAGATGCATTTAGTCAAGAGTTAGGAATGATTTTCCAAATTAAAGACGATTTGCTAGATATCGAAGGTGATTTCGATAAAATTGGTAAAGCTGTCGGTAGTGATGAAATCAACAATAAAAGCACTTATATTTCGATACTTGGTAAAGTAAATACAAAAATTGCACTTGAACAACATGTTAATCAAGCACTTTACTTACTTGATCAATTAGATGAAAAGTATCAAACAGAAGAACTCAAATCACTTACAAAATTATTTGCAAGTAGAGATAAATAA
- the nusB gene encoding transcription antitermination factor NusB has translation MNRTELRELVFKTLYQLENNKTELTIEEAINYLVEDFKGEQFLYVKNFVKSVIENKDELDEAYKPHLKNWTLERLLKTDRIILRMATYELKYTDTPDKVIFNEAVEIAKIYSDDEHYKFINGVLSSLSK, from the coding sequence ATGAATAGAACAGAATTAAGAGAACTCGTTTTTAAGACTTTATATCAATTAGAAAATAATAAAACTGAATTAACAATTGAAGAAGCAATTAATTATTTGGTTGAAGATTTTAAAGGTGAACAATTTTTATATGTGAAAAACTTTGTTAAATCAGTAATTGAAAACAAAGATGAGTTAGACGAAGCATATAAACCACATTTGAAAAACTGGACTTTAGAGAGATTGTTAAAAACTGATCGTATCATTTTAAGAATGGCAACATACGAATTAAAATATACAGATACACCTGATAAAGTAATTTTCAACGAAGCGGTTGAAATTGCAAAAATTTATAGTGATGATGAACATTATAAATTTATTAATGGTGTTTTAAGTAGCCTATCAAAATAA
- the dxs gene encoding 1-deoxy-D-xylulose-5-phosphate synthase, with protein sequence MEISKIKNPSFIKDLSHSELEQLSTDIRKFLIETCSITGGHIGANLGVVELTISLHKHFNSPTDKIIWDVGHQAYIHKILTGRVHEFDTLRQYKGLCGFPKMKESEHDVWEAGHSSTSLSAAMGMAKARDIQGGNHHVVPVIGDGALTGGMALEALNHIGHDKTNLTIILNDNEMSIAPNVGAMHNMFGRIRMNHNYNRFKFDAQSFINRLPGGPLLRDSADKIKDSLKYLVVDGIFFEELGIKYIGPVDGHNFKELDEAISTSKQINKPVIIHVVTKKGKGYKPAEIDTIGTWHGLGPYKLETGEVINDHSKGPAWSALMSDQVLSYAKTDKRVVAITPAMPVGSKLTKFQQALPEQFFDVGIAEQHAVTMAAGLATQGMKPYVAIYSTFMQRAYDQLLHDVDRQNLNVLFGVDRAGLVGADGETHQGVFDIGFLCQFPNFIVMMPKDGNEALDMVKTAFETEHGPMAIRYPRGNAPALDESAQQNILEIGTWTYERQGHDVVLISYGPTVELITDIADELLKEDIHVKVVNARFIKPMDTKMLHELGTSNIPIITVEESMLTSSLGSQIATFLKDHDYTNMLRRLGINNEYIEHGDVDLLLEDIGISKANIISLIKSIK encoded by the coding sequence ATGGAAATTTCAAAAATTAAAAACCCTTCCTTTATTAAAGACTTATCTCATTCCGAACTTGAACAATTAAGTACTGATATCAGAAAGTTTTTAATTGAAACTTGTTCGATCACGGGCGGGCATATTGGTGCAAATTTAGGTGTAGTTGAACTAACAATTAGTTTGCATAAACATTTTAATAGTCCGACTGATAAAATAATATGGGATGTAGGTCACCAAGCTTATATACATAAAATTTTAACAGGTCGTGTACATGAATTTGATACTTTAAGACAATATAAAGGATTATGTGGTTTTCCTAAAATGAAAGAGTCTGAACACGACGTGTGGGAAGCAGGACACAGTTCTACTTCTCTATCTGCAGCTATGGGGATGGCTAAAGCACGTGATATTCAAGGTGGTAATCATCATGTTGTACCAGTTATTGGTGATGGTGCATTAACTGGTGGTATGGCACTGGAAGCGTTAAATCATATTGGTCATGATAAGACCAATTTAACAATCATATTAAACGATAATGAAATGAGTATTGCTCCAAATGTAGGTGCGATGCATAATATGTTTGGTCGCATCAGAATGAATCACAATTACAATAGATTTAAATTTGATGCGCAAAGTTTTATTAATAGGTTACCGGGTGGTCCGTTATTAAGAGATTCAGCCGATAAAATCAAAGACAGTTTAAAATATTTAGTTGTTGATGGTATATTTTTTGAAGAATTAGGTATTAAATACATCGGTCCCGTTGATGGACATAATTTCAAAGAATTAGATGAAGCAATCTCTACTTCAAAGCAAATAAACAAGCCAGTTATTATTCATGTTGTTACTAAAAAAGGTAAAGGCTATAAACCAGCTGAAATTGATACGATTGGGACATGGCATGGTCTTGGACCGTATAAATTAGAAACTGGTGAAGTCATTAATGACCATTCAAAAGGACCAGCATGGAGTGCTTTAATGAGTGATCAAGTATTATCATATGCTAAAACGGATAAAAGAGTTGTAGCAATAACACCGGCTATGCCTGTTGGTTCAAAACTCACAAAATTTCAACAAGCGTTACCTGAGCAATTCTTCGATGTTGGTATCGCTGAACAACATGCAGTAACGATGGCAGCAGGATTAGCAACTCAAGGAATGAAACCTTACGTAGCTATATATTCTACATTTATGCAAAGAGCCTATGATCAATTGTTACACGATGTAGATAGACAAAATTTAAATGTATTATTTGGTGTTGACCGTGCTGGATTAGTTGGCGCGGATGGTGAAACTCATCAAGGTGTATTTGATATAGGGTTTTTATGCCAATTTCCAAACTTTATTGTCATGATGCCTAAAGATGGGAACGAAGCGCTAGATATGGTCAAAACAGCATTTGAAACTGAACATGGACCAATGGCTATCAGATATCCAAGAGGAAATGCACCAGCACTTGATGAAAGTGCACAACAAAATATTTTAGAAATTGGAACGTGGACATACGAACGACAAGGACATGATGTTGTATTAATCAGTTATGGTCCGACTGTCGAACTTATTACGGATATTGCAGATGAATTATTAAAAGAAGATATTCATGTAAAAGTTGTAAATGCGCGTTTTATAAAACCAATGGATACAAAGATGCTTCATGAGCTTGGAACATCAAACATTCCAATTATAACTGTTGAAGAATCTATGTTAACTTCTAGTTTAGGCAGTCAAATAGCTACATTTTTAAAAGACCATGATTATACAAATATGTTAAGAAGATTAGGTATTAACAATGAATATATAGAACATGGTGATGTAGATCTATTATTAGAAGACATAGGTATTTCCAAAGCAAATATTATTTCATTAATAAAATCAATCAAATAA
- the xseA gene encoding exodeoxyribonuclease VII large subunit: MDKYLSVTAITKYIKYKFDQDPHLQNVFIKGEISNFKRHSSGHLYFALKDNKGVLSAMMFKSNASQLSFNPKEGDQVLIEGRIGLYETRGAYQIYVQSMQLDGVGLLYEKFEALKKELAEKGYFKEEHKLSIPKYPQKIAVLTASTGAAIRDICSTLDKRYPLAEQVLISTLVQGKEAKDNIINNIEKADAMGVDVIIVGRGGGSIEDLWSFNEREVVEAIYNCSTPVISAVGHETDTTLSDFVSDVRAATPTQAAVIATPDIQALYQLINNGRQYITKHIAQKIQRDKQQLKQLSSYYKLKTPTLLYDQETQKLDDYQKQLNRSMEQLFLSEKHRLNILHNKLSIGPIINKKNQFRQDFNRLNIMQTQLMNRILTQKQQLLKGQVVQLDTLSPTQTMLRGYSIIEKNDKIITSKNDLQVDDEITINLKDGKINANVKEIR; the protein is encoded by the coding sequence ATGGATAAATATTTATCAGTTACAGCTATAACTAAATATATTAAATACAAATTTGATCAAGACCCACATCTGCAAAATGTGTTCATAAAAGGTGAAATTTCAAATTTTAAACGTCATTCAAGTGGACACCTTTATTTCGCGCTAAAAGATAATAAAGGTGTCTTAAGTGCGATGATGTTTAAGTCTAATGCGAGCCAACTATCATTTAATCCAAAAGAAGGCGACCAAGTCTTAATCGAAGGTAGAATAGGTTTGTATGAAACGAGAGGCGCCTATCAAATTTATGTTCAATCAATGCAATTAGATGGTGTTGGTTTATTATATGAAAAATTTGAAGCATTAAAAAAAGAATTAGCTGAAAAAGGATATTTTAAAGAAGAACATAAATTAAGTATTCCAAAATACCCACAAAAAATAGCAGTATTAACTGCTTCAACTGGAGCTGCAATAAGAGATATATGTTCTACCTTAGATAAACGTTATCCACTTGCAGAACAAGTATTAATAAGTACACTAGTACAAGGTAAAGAAGCTAAGGATAATATCATTAACAATATTGAAAAAGCAGACGCTATGGGTGTTGATGTTATTATCGTTGGTCGTGGTGGTGGATCAATTGAAGACCTTTGGAGTTTCAATGAAAGAGAAGTCGTTGAAGCTATCTACAATTGTTCTACTCCAGTTATTTCAGCAGTTGGTCACGAAACAGATACAACGCTCAGTGACTTTGTGAGTGATGTAAGAGCTGCAACGCCAACACAAGCTGCTGTTATTGCAACTCCAGATATTCAGGCGCTATATCAATTGATAAATAATGGTCGCCAATATATTACGAAGCATATCGCACAGAAGATTCAACGTGATAAACAACAGTTAAAGCAATTATCTTCATATTACAAGTTGAAAACGCCAACTTTATTATATGATCAAGAAACACAAAAATTAGATGACTATCAAAAACAATTAAATCGATCAATGGAACAATTATTCTTAAGTGAAAAACATCGCTTAAATATATTGCACAACAAACTTTCAATTGGTCCGATTATTAATAAAAAAAATCAATTCAGACAAGATTTTAATAGACTGAACATAATGCAAACACAATTAATGAATCGTATACTAACTCAAAAGCAACAACTACTTAAAGGACAAGTTGTACAATTAGATACATTAAGTCCTACGCAAACCATGCTAAGAGGTTATTCAATTATAGAAAAAAATGATAAAATAATAACAAGTAAAAATGATTTGCAAGTTGATGATGAAATTACGATTAATTTAAAAGATGGTAAAATAAATGCTAATGTTAAAGAAATTAGGTGA
- the accB gene encoding acetyl-CoA carboxylase biotin carboxyl carrier protein, with protein sequence MNLKQIKELVEVLDNSSLTEIDINDKEFKLTLKKDIKQEIVYAQGANNVVAETQQTQAQPVQSVQQTTETEKIEGLTINAPMVGTFYKSPSPDEGPYVQVGSHVDADSTVCILEAMKLFNEIQAEVSGEITEILVEDGQMVEYGQPLFKVK encoded by the coding sequence ATGAATTTGAAACAAATAAAAGAACTTGTTGAAGTATTAGACAATTCTTCTTTAACTGAAATCGATATTAATGATAAAGAATTTAAATTAACTTTAAAAAAAGATATTAAACAAGAAATTGTATATGCACAAGGTGCAAATAATGTAGTCGCAGAAACGCAACAAACACAAGCACAACCAGTGCAATCTGTTCAACAAACTACTGAAACAGAAAAAATAGAAGGTTTAACAATAAATGCACCAATGGTTGGTACTTTTTATAAATCACCATCACCTGATGAAGGTCCTTATGTACAAGTAGGATCACATGTAGATGCTGATTCAACAGTATGTATTTTAGAAGCAATGAAATTATTTAATGAAATTCAAGCTGAAGTATCTGGTGAAATCACTGAAATTCTAGTTGAAGACGGACAAATGGTAGAGTATGGCCAACCGTTATTCAAGGTGAAGTAA
- the xseB gene encoding exodeoxyribonuclease VII small subunit — translation MAKEQSFEEMMVELEKVVGKLDEENISLEESIELYQRGIELSSKCELKLKEAEDKVNKLVQKEGASDESNHE, via the coding sequence ATGGCTAAAGAACAAAGTTTTGAAGAAATGATGGTTGAATTAGAAAAAGTAGTCGGTAAATTAGACGAAGAAAATATATCATTAGAAGAGTCTATTGAACTTTATCAACGAGGTATTGAATTAAGTAGTAAATGTGAACTTAAGCTTAAAGAAGCCGAAGATAAAGTAAACAAACTTGTTCAAAAAGAGGGTGCATCAGATGAGTCAAATCATGAATAA
- the accC gene encoding acetyl-CoA carboxylase biotin carboxylase subunit: protein MKKVLIANRGEIAVRIIRACRELDIQTVAIYSEADKDALHTQIADEAYCVGPTQSKDSYLHVPNIISIAKSTGCDGIHPGYGFLAENSDFAEMCDACQIKFIGPSYQSIQKMGIKDVAKDEMIKANVPVVPGSEGLVDTVKVAKKCAKQIGYPVIIKATAGGGGKGIRIARNEEELVTGFRMTQQEAETAFGNKGLYLEKFIENFRHIEIQVMGDAFGNVIHLGERDCTIQRRMQKLVEESPSPVLSEQMRKDMGEAAIRAAKAVQYENAGTIEFIYDLDADAFYFMEMNTRIQVEHPVTEMVTNMDLVKLQLQVASGEALPVTQDQVKLSGHAIEFRINAENPMKNFMPSPGKINQYLTPGGFGVRIDSACYTGYTIPPYYDSMVAKLIVYGKDRTDAIQIGKRALAEFLVTGIDTTIPFHLRLLDNQVFKLGDFNTNFLEIHDIMNSEDE, encoded by the coding sequence ATGAAAAAAGTATTAATCGCTAATAGAGGAGAAATTGCAGTAAGAATTATTAGAGCTTGTAGAGAGTTGGATATTCAAACAGTCGCAATTTATTCAGAAGCTGATAAAGATGCATTACATACTCAAATTGCTGATGAAGCATATTGTGTTGGACCAACGCAATCTAAAGATTCATACTTACATGTTCCAAATATAATTTCTATCGCAAAATCAACAGGTTGTGACGGCATACATCCAGGATACGGATTTTTGGCTGAGAACAGTGACTTTGCAGAAATGTGTGATGCTTGTCAAATTAAATTTATTGGACCTAGTTATCAATCCATTCAAAAAATGGGTATCAAAGATGTGGCCAAGGATGAGATGATTAAAGCGAACGTACCTGTTGTTCCTGGTAGTGAAGGATTAGTAGATACTGTTAAAGTAGCAAAAAAATGTGCCAAACAAATTGGTTATCCTGTAATTATTAAAGCAACTGCAGGCGGTGGCGGTAAAGGTATCCGTATTGCACGTAACGAAGAAGAATTGGTTACTGGATTTAGAATGACACAACAAGAAGCAGAAACAGCATTTGGTAACAAAGGGCTTTATTTAGAAAAATTCATTGAAAACTTTAGACATATTGAAATACAAGTTATGGGCGATGCTTTTGGAAATGTCATTCATTTAGGTGAACGTGACTGTACAATCCAACGACGTATGCAAAAATTAGTCGAAGAATCACCATCTCCAGTATTATCAGAACAAATGCGTAAAGATATGGGTGAAGCTGCAATAAGAGCCGCAAAAGCTGTGCAATATGAAAATGCAGGTACAATAGAATTTATTTATGATTTAGATGCAGATGCTTTCTACTTTATGGAAATGAACACGCGTATTCAAGTTGAGCATCCTGTAACTGAGATGGTTACAAATATGGATTTAGTAAAACTTCAATTACAAGTAGCAAGCGGCGAAGCATTGCCAGTAACTCAAGATCAAGTAAAATTATCTGGACATGCAATTGAATTCAGAATAAACGCTGAGAACCCAATGAAAAACTTTATGCCTTCACCAGGTAAAATCAACCAATATTTAACACCGGGTGGATTTGGTGTTCGTATCGATTCTGCTTGTTATACAGGTTATACGATTCCACCTTACTATGATTCAATGGTTGCTAAACTTATTGTTTATGGTAAAGATCGTACAGATGCCATTCAAATTGGTAAACGTGCGTTGGCAGAATTCCTAGTAACTGGCATAGATACAACTATCCCATTCCATTTAAGATTATTAGACAATCAAGTGTTTAAGTTAGGTGATTTTAATACCAATTTCCTAGAGATTCATGATATTATGAATAGTGAAGATGAATAG
- a CDS encoding Xaa-Pro peptidase family protein, whose amino-acid sequence MKINKLRSVMQEKNLEAVVVLSPYNRRYLSGFTGSSGCLYITQTSAKLITDFRYIQQATTQSEAFEIVNQGGPMLSKVNELAEADEIKSMGVETNLITYNDYQALNSGKVTLSTIEGEIEKIRMVKDEFEIEKIQKAADIVDETYEHILNWVKPGMTENEVNNEMEMFMRSKGATCSSFDTIVASGHRGALPHGVASDKVIEKGDMITLDYGALYDGYVSDVTRTFAIGEPAEEMKKIYNIVLEAQLAALNQIKPGMTGKEADTIARDIIKGYGYGDAFGHSLGHGIGLEVHEGPGLSQKSDIVLEENMCVTLEPGIYVEGLGGVRIEDDVLVTKNGLQRFTKSSKDLIIL is encoded by the coding sequence ATGAAAATAAATAAATTAAGATCAGTCATGCAAGAAAAGAACTTAGAAGCAGTAGTTGTACTTTCTCCATATAATAGAAGATACTTATCTGGATTCACGGGATCAAGTGGGTGTTTATATATTACACAAACTTCTGCAAAGTTAATTACAGATTTCAGATATATTCAACAAGCTACAACACAATCAGAAGCGTTTGAAATTGTAAATCAAGGTGGCCCTATGTTAAGTAAAGTCAATGAACTGGCTGAAGCAGATGAAATCAAATCTATGGGTGTCGAAACGAATTTAATTACATACAATGATTATCAAGCGTTAAATAGTGGTAAAGTTACACTATCGACAATTGAAGGTGAAATTGAAAAAATCCGTATGGTTAAAGATGAATTTGAAATTGAAAAAATTCAAAAAGCTGCTGACATTGTTGATGAGACATACGAGCATATCTTAAATTGGGTAAAACCGGGTATGACAGAAAATGAAGTTAACAATGAAATGGAAATGTTTATGAGAAGCAAGGGTGCTACATGTTCTTCCTTTGATACTATTGTCGCTTCTGGTCATCGTGGTGCGTTACCACATGGTGTGGCAAGTGATAAAGTGATTGAAAAAGGTGATATGATCACATTAGATTATGGTGCACTATATGATGGTTATGTAAGTGATGTAACACGTACATTTGCAATTGGTGAACCTGCAGAAGAAATGAAAAAAATATATAACATTGTTTTAGAAGCACAACTTGCCGCTCTAAACCAAATTAAACCTGGGATGACAGGTAAAGAAGCAGATACGATTGCACGTGATATTATTAAAGGTTATGGCTACGGGGATGCATTTGGTCATTCTTTAGGTCATGGTATTGGATTAGAAGTACATGAAGGTCCTGGGCTATCTCAGAAATCAGATATTGTACTTGAAGAAAATATGTGCGTCACACTTGAACCTGGTATTTATGTAGAAGGACTAGGTGGCGTCAGAATAGAAGATGATGTATTAGTTACGAAAAATGGCTTACAGCGCTTTACTAAATCTTCAAAAGACCTTATTATTTTATAA
- the efp gene encoding elongation factor P, whose product MISVNDFKTGLTVKVDNGIWKVLDFQHVKPGKGAAFVRSKLRNLRTGAIQEKTFRAGEKVEKAQINNSRMQYLYANGDSHVFMDNETYDQLELPEEALEYELKFIKENMEVHIQSYEGETLGVELPNTVTLQVTETEPGIKGDTATGATKQATVETGYSLNVPLFVNEGDLLVINTTDGSYVSRG is encoded by the coding sequence ATGATTTCAGTTAATGATTTTAAAACAGGTTTAACAGTAAAAGTAGATAACGGCATTTGGAAAGTATTAGATTTCCAACATGTAAAACCAGGTAAAGGTGCCGCATTTGTACGTTCTAAATTAAGAAATTTAAGAACTGGTGCAATTCAAGAAAAAACATTCAGAGCTGGTGAAAAAGTAGAAAAAGCTCAAATTAACAATAGCCGTATGCAATACTTATATGCAAACGGAGATAGCCATGTATTCATGGATAATGAAACATATGATCAATTAGAATTACCAGAAGAAGCTTTAGAATATGAACTTAAATTTATAAAAGAAAATATGGAAGTTCATATTCAATCATATGAAGGTGAAACACTTGGTGTTGAATTACCAAATACAGTAACACTTCAAGTTACTGAAACTGAACCTGGTATTAAAGGTGATACAGCAACAGGTGCTACAAAACAAGCAACAGTAGAAACTGGCTATAGCTTAAATGTTCCTTTATTTGTAAATGAAGGAGATTTACTTGTTATCAATACTACTGATGGTAGTTACGTTTCAAGAGGTTAA
- a CDS encoding Asp23/Gls24 family envelope stress response protein, with the protein MAKTIENEKPSLGKIEIAPEVIEVIASIATTDIKGVSHMQSVFNKNSIEKFGKKNFGKGIKVDIKEDGIYINVYCSFDYGTKISETARKVQSEIKQALNTMTALTPKEVNVHIVNIQFQ; encoded by the coding sequence ATGGCTAAAACAATTGAAAATGAAAAGCCTTCTTTAGGTAAGATTGAAATCGCACCAGAAGTAATTGAAGTTATAGCTAGTATTGCTACAACAGATATTAAAGGTGTATCTCATATGCAATCCGTTTTTAATAAGAATTCCATAGAAAAATTCGGGAAAAAGAATTTTGGTAAAGGTATTAAAGTCGATATTAAAGAAGACGGCATATATATTAATGTTTATTGTTCATTTGACTATGGTACAAAAATTTCAGAAACAGCTAGAAAAGTTCAATCTGAAATTAAACAAGCATTAAATACTATGACAGCATTAACACCGAAAGAAGTTAATGTTCATATCGTCAATATACAATTCCAATAA